In [Phormidium] sp. ETS-05, the genomic window AGCCAAATTCTGGGGGTGACGGTGACGAATGCGGAAACGCGGGGGACGGGGGTTTGGATTGAAAATGGTAATCCGGTGGTTCGCAATAGTACATTTGTGAGCAATAATCGGGAGGGGATTTTTGTCTCTGGTGGAGCCCAGCCGGTGATTGAAAATAATCAGTTTGCTTATAATGGTGGCAATGGGATTTCTGTCACCAGGGAGGCAAAAGGGTTAATTCGGGGTAATGTGTTTCTGGATACGGGTTTTGGGTTGGCGATCGGCCATGATGCGGCCCCGATTATTGAAAACAACCAAATTCGCCAAAATCGCGTCGGGGTGGTGGTGACACAGCAGGCTCGTCCGATTTTACGGGGTAATACGATCGAGAATAACAGCGAATACGGTGTGGTGGCAATTGCCCAATCGCAACCGGAAATCGCCAGTAGCAATACTTTCCAGAATAACGATCGCACCGACACGTTTATCGCCAGGGAACCCCAAGGCGTCCCCCCCACCCCCACCGTGGCGATGGGAGAGCAAAAAACCGTCTTTACCTGCGAACCCTATACTAACGGTTTTGCCACCGTGGCGCAAAAGGGAAATGGTTCGATTCCCCAACCGATGATTATCTGGAAGAGTACAGAATTTGACTCCCCAGAAAACCGTTGTTTGCAAGTCACCCAGCGACTCAACCAAATGGTGACAGAAAAAGGCGGCAAATTTGATAATATGCTATTTGCCACCGGGAGGGTAAATGACAGCAAAGTAGTTTGCTTAGTCAAGAATGTGGCGGAAAGCTGCCAACCTAATAATATGCTATTTGCCCTCAGTGGCAGCAACGCCAGCAACCCCGCTGAGGTGTTACGCCGGTTGATTGCTTTCAGCGTTAAAGGTGGGGGCAACCCGGTGCAGGAGTTGGGCGACGAAGCGGTGGCACCTTTGCAACCCGTAGCCGATAATTTGGCTCCTGAACTGGGTTTGTGGTTCGTCAATGCTGTAGAATAACAGTTCAGTTGGTCATTTGTACTTGGTCATTTTTCCTTGGTCATTTGTCCTTGGTCATTTGTCCTTGGTCATTTGTCATTTGTCCTTTGATAACAAGTGACAAGTGACAAGGGACAAGTGACAAGCGGACTTGCGCACAAGTGACAAGTGACAAGGGACAAGTGACAAGTGACAAGCGGACTTGCGGACAATGGACAGTTGATAATCGAAAAACCATGAGATTATCTGGGAATAGAGTTGCTGGTCTTGGTGCAATATTGGCGATATTAGCTATTTTGATTCATGGCGTCAGGGATGATATTGATAATCATGGCTTCAGGTATTCTGAAAGGGTAATAGCCGCTACACCGACGGAAATTGAGGCAATGGCGCGGCGAGTGTCGGTGCTGATTAGTCCCAATTTGACCCAAAAAGGTGATAAACTGGTGGTGGCGGGGCAAAAAACTGGTAGTGGGGTGTTGGTGGCTCGGTCTGGCAATACTTATTATGTGCTGACCGCTTTGCACGTGGTGAGCAAAACTGGGGGTTTCCACGCAATTTCTACTGCAGATGGTGCGGTGTATTATGTGGATGCCACCGCCAATAGCCCGGATATCATACCATTAGGGAAGCTGGCAGGCACTCTGGGGGAAAAAATCACCGGATTAGATTTGGCTTTGCTGAAATTCACCAGCCAAACTCCCTATGAAGTAGCGAGAATTGCCCCCCTAGAATCTGCAACTAACGAACCAGTTTTTATCAGCGGTTGGCCAAATCCTGATGATTTGCGCCTTACTGTGCGTCAGCGTCGCTTTGCTCCGGGAAATCTCGCCGAAATCGTCACTCCCCCCATTGCTGATGGTGGTTACAGCTTGCTCTACACCAGTGAAACTAGCGATGGCATGAGTGGCGGCCCCATTTTCAATGCTAATGGTGAATTAATCGGGATTCATGGCAGAGGTAGGGGGATTGAAAACAATTGTAGCACGCCAGAAATTAGCGCTAACCATAGCTGCGGGATTCCCATTAGTCTTTTTCTCAATTCTGCGCAAATTCAAGCTGCCCAAATTCCGTTTAATGCGGCTCCTGTGACAATTGTCACTACTCCCTCTCCTGTTCCTACTGCATCGCCGGAACCAGCTACTACAGAAACGGTTTATTATATCGACCCCCAGCGTGGTGCGAATAAAGCTAGTGCAGGGAAAACTCCCGATAATCCTTTTCAGAGCATTACTTACGCTTTGCAAGGGGCGCAACCGGGCACTATTATTAATTTAGCACCGGGTTTGTATAGTAGTAAAGAACAATTTCCCATAAAAATTCCGACTGGGGTGATTATTCAAGGTGATGAAAGTAATCAAGGGCAAGCAATTATTATCAGTGGTGGCGGTTGGGAGATGACGCGCAATGCAGGGAGACAAAATCTGGCGATTGTGGCGGGCGATCGAGCCGAAATCAAAGGCGTCACCATCACCAACCCCCAAGGCACTGGCATTTGGATAGAAAACAGTAATCCCATCATCCGTAACAACAGTTTTACTAAAAGCCAGCGAGAAGGAATTCTCATCACTGGGATGGCTGCCCCCGTCATAGAAAACAACAAATTTCACGACAACCAAGCTAACGGTATTGCCATTATCGGTCAAAGTGCTGGCAATATTCACCAAAATCAATTTTACAATAATGGCTTTGCCTTAGTTATGGGAGGCGCCAGCAATCCTACTATAGCAGCAAATCACCTACTTGGCAACCGCATCGGTATCATTATTATTGATAGTTCTCAGCCTGTATTACAAGATAACATTATTGAAAATAACAGTCAATACGGCATTTTAATCCAGCCCCAAGCTGAACTACCCGATATCCAAAATAATCTATTTCGTGCCAATAAAATCAGCAACACCCTGATTGCCGAAACTAATCCAACTAATCTCACTTTACCCGCATCATTACCCAGATTCCCCTTTTCCTGTATCCAGTACGATCGGGGTTGGGCCACCTTCGCCCAAAACGGCAGCAATTCCATCCCCCAACCCCTGCTCATTTGGAATGAATCCCAATTGCTACCCCCCCAAACCCGCTGTCAAGATGTCACTACCAAACTCAACGGCATCATCACCGTGAATGGCAATCGCCTAGAAGATATGCTCTTAACCACCGGAGAATTAAACAATAGCAATGCCATTTGCTTCGTGCGGGATATCCAAGAAAAATGTGAGCCAGAGAATCTAATATTAAACGTGATGGGCAACCACGGGGAAGCCTTGAAAAACATCTTCATCGTGCAACCGCCAGCAAACTCTATCCAAAAAATCGGGGGGGAAACCATTGCCCCCCTGCAACCCCTTGCCCAAATTTTGCAACCAGAACCAGGTTTGTGGTTTGTAAAGTAAGCCCATTTGTAGGGTGGGCAATTGCCCACCCTACCTGCCTTACCAGGGACTACCAATCACCGTAAAAGCTGACCAATAATAAGGATGTCCCAGACTTTCTCGCGTTACGCCAGCTAGTTCCGGTGGCAGCTCGATCGCGGCACCTCGGCTTGCCGCTCGCAAAGTACCATTTTGCACCGTAATTTCCCCACGAATTACCGCCACCTGGGCCCGCCGGAGAGCTTCTGCTTTTGTGGGAGCGGTTTCTAGTTGGCGGTAAAATTCACTCATCAAAGCCAAAGTGCCTTCATCGCTCACAGACCACAAACTAGCTATAGCACTTCTGACCCCACTTTTCACCGCTAAACCTGCTAAACCCAACTCCGCTTCTCGGTCTCCCAAGGCACTGCGACAGGCAGAAATTACCAACAAATCCAGAGGTGGGTTGCCCCATCCCATATCAGGAATTTGGTCTAAAGTCAGCTTGTCATTCCACAAGTGAATATAAGAATTAGTTAAGGCTCCGGGCTGAAAATCGGCGTGAGTAGCTAGGTGGAGAATTTGCGCTCCATCCCCAGACCTCGACTGGGAAAGATTGGCGCGGGTAAACTCTTGATTGAGGTAATATCTGTCAGCCCCCAACTCGGCGGTAATGGTTTTCAACTCTACGGGAACAGCGGGGAGGGGAGTGTTATCGATAAATTGACTCGCTCCCATTGCCAGGATGTTGGCATCTTTGAGAGAACGATAAGTAGCATCAAGCAAGGCAAAACTGGGAATCATCCCCAAGCTGTACTTTTCTGCGAGGAACTTTTCACCGTCGTGCAAAGCCCCAATGGGGAGAGAGCGCAACCCAGAATCCATAGAAAACACCAAAGAGTCTATAGTTTTACCCTCCAAGGCTTCTTCTATGGGAGCAATCATCAATTTATATAACTCTTGGGCGAGGGGCAAATAACTGGTAGTATTGCGTTTGCGGGGATTGGTGAGTTCCGATCGCAGCTTCGTCACCAGAGGCATCAGCACTTCCCGTTTGGCTTCCGGGACGCTGGTGCGGATGGGGTCGCCTTCACTGGTGAAAATGACGATTTCTAATTGTTCCTGGCGCGCCACCATGTAGATGATGGCAGTATTAGTGCCGGTTTCTTCGTTGAGTTCTTTCAGGGTGTTGCGGAAATTAGATATGGCTACGGCTTGGCGATCGAGATTAGCCTTCACCCCCAAATACTCTTCAAATTCCTGGTTGCGGTATTGCTCCACTTGCCATACCGTGCCTTCTAAATCGCTACCGCTAAAAATCCGATCCATTTTGGCATCAACACTGGCACTGTCAGAAGAACTACTCCCACCACCAGTAGAGTTGGCGGCATCAGCAGCTCCGTCACTATTCGCCGCTCCATCACCGCCATCACTAGAGGCGTCACCACCACCATTCCCATCAGCGGCGTTATTACCCCCACCACCATTAGCGTCACCATTAGCGCCACCATTAGCGCCATTGCCCCCACCGGAAGCACCATTGCCACCACCAGCGTTAGCAATGTCGCCGCCACCATTAGCGCCACCAGAGTTGGCACCACCAGAGTTGGCACCATTGCCCCCACCGGAACCACCACCACCGGAACCACCGCCACCACTAGCAACATTATCGCCAAAGGACAAACCGCCAGTGTCCACTACTTTCGCGTCAGCCGTAATAGAATCGGCAATTAAATCAGCAGCAGCCACATCAAATTCTTCGGCAAACTGGGCATCCGCAGCGGATAACTCCCCTTCATAATTGGCAAAACTGCCCTCAAATTCTGACCCTCCATCACTGAAAGAGTCCAAAAGGGCTTGGAAACCGGCATTTTGACTATCGAAACCCAAAAACTGCGGCGAAGGGCGCTGACTCTGGGGGAAGATGTTGGTGTCAACAGTAAAAGAATTAGCCCCGTAGGGAAGCGGCGTAACGCTAACCGTAGCGCGAGTATCGACACTGGTAAATAAAATCTGATTATTCACATCCTCGCTGACACTAGCCACTGATGCCTGCAAATCCTTTAAGATGGTGGTTTGCACCTCAGTAGCGGAAAATTGAGCCAGAATCTCAGCATCAATGATATTTCCCGTGACATCAATGTTGTCCGGGACAATAACCGGCGGTTCCGTGACGATGTTTTCCCCAGCAACCCCTGGCTGTTCGGGGATGATATCTTCCGGGTTGACAACTGGCTGTTCAGGGATGCTAGTTTCCGGGTTGATAACTGGCTCTTCGGGAATGATATTTTCTCCCGAAATCCCCGGCTGCTGCGGGTTGCTAGTTACCGGGGCGATAACTGGCTCGTTGGGGATGCTAGTTTCCGGTTCAGTCACAGGCTGTTCCGGGATAATCTCCTCTGGCGGAATTACTTCCGGTTCTGGTTCTGGTGGTAATTCTGGGCTATCAGTAATAATCGTGATATTACTGCGGTTGAAAACCCCCGGCGGTACAGGAACTGGGAAAGAGGGAGCAACAGTTTCCACCCCGCTAGTAATAGCGGCGGCAGTGCCGTTAGTAGTGGCATCACCGATAATAAAAGGAGTTGTCGTACCGCCACCGTGGCGGATATTAATCCCGCCGCCAGTGGATGCGTCAGTGGTGGTAGCAATACTAGCAGAGATGCCGTTTCTGTCGGTAAAACTCCCCGTAGCCCGGAAGAAGTTGCCCGCTGTGATATTGACTAGGCCGCCACCCTGAGCATTGATTGATAAGATGTTGATATCTGTAGGCGAATTGAGGGTGATATTGCCGCCAAGACCGGAAAAACTACTAGAATTGAGGATATCTCCGGTAATACTACCGCCAGCATTTATCGTAATAGCACCACCATTGCCATTACTGTTACTGGAATTTAAACCACTAGCATTGATATTGCCCCCAGCACTGAGGTTGATTTCGCCGCCGCCAGTGCTGACATCATCCACCAACATATTACCAGCCGCATTCAAGATGACCGGGCCGCCCGGTACTGAGATAGTGCCCACAATCAGCCGATCGGACAACCCTCCTGGAGCCACCACAAAAGTAGTCCCCTCAGCGGTAGTATCGGGAGGTAAATTCGGCCCACTGCTTAAATTTGCCACACCAGCACGAATAATCACCGCCGGACTATTGCGTAGGGTCGCCGCATCTGGGTCAGAAGATGTCCCCAAAGTCGTATCCGGCCCAGTAATCGTAATATTCCTGCCAGTAATACTTCCCGTCGCCTCCACCTTCAGCGACACCCCCGTATAATCCCCAAAAATCACATTACCTTGCGCCGTGATAATGGGGTCATACCGACTAATCAGAGTCGCCGCATCCCCCGCCAGATTCTGAATCGAGAAACCACCTCTGGCATTAAAGTGAGAATCAGTATAAATATTTCCATCACTCACTAAAGCAATATCAGCTCCAGATTGGAAAGGATAACTATTCACCCCTGGAATCGCCAAAATATCAATACTTCCATTCCCTTGAATCGTCAGGTTCCCGCCAGCGGTAAAACTGCCATCCCTTACCGTCACCACCCCAGGCGCCTTTAACTGCATATCCCCATCAGTGCGGATATCATTTGATACTAAAGTGAGATGGTTGTGAGCAGTGAGATTAACCGTTTTCCCCTCTATTCTTGGTTGCTGCAGCCCAGCCACCACCACATCCCCATCACGCACCGACAACCCAGAACCACTCAGAATCACCTCACCAGAGTCAGTCACCTTGGCAGTAGTCGCATGATTAACCTTACTTCCAGTGAGCAGTTGTGGTAGGGACACCGGAGAAAACCCAGAACTAGAGGACTCAACCTCTAAACTAAGCAGATGTCCGGGTTGAGAAATTCTCACCAGATGACTACCGGGCACCGCTTTCACCATAATATCCCCAGCCGGAGCCATCAGGGAACCACTATTAACTACCGTGCCCCCAATTAAACTTAAATTGCCATTTATTATCTCTAAATTTCCATGATTGATAATACTTCCAGGCTGGTCAACCCTAAAACTAAAAGCATTGGGATTTCCCACCAAGGCCCAATAATCATTATTTCCAAAAGCCTCAAACCACCCCGAATCAAACCCGATACCCGTGGCGGTAGTCGCGGTAAACGACCCCAGGACATTTAAACTAGCATTTGGGCCAAACACAATCCCCGCTGGGTTCATCAAAAACAGATTAGCATTACCACCGCTAACCTGAATCAACCCATCAATAATCGAAGCATTACCCCCAGATACCCTACCTAAAATATTGCGGATATCGGGAGAGGACATAAAATCAGCAATTTGCCCTTGAGTCAGCCCAAATTCCTGCAGACTATGGAATAAATTAGCTCCATCAGCCGAAGTCTTGCCCCCAGTAATCTCATATCGATTCCCCTGCACTTCTACCACTGTTCCCGTACCATCCGCAGCGGGAATCACTTGCGCCACTACCTGTGGTGCCTCAGCTTCTGCCACATCAATCAACCCCAATGAGAGCAACAACCCCCCCAGAATTGCCGATAATGGCGACCAAAATAACACCCTTGCTGATGGTAGCATAATTTCTCCTAGAAACCTAAAAAATTTTATATTTTCGGTTCGTAGTTGGGCTTTAGCCCTCCGGAATTTGGGCTAAAGCCCAACTACGAACCTAATCCAGTCAAAAACCAACATCACACAAAATCTGCTCGAGTCAAACCAGCCGCATCTACTCCTTGCAAGCGAGCCAAAAACTCACCGGTTAGAGCATTTTGCACCAAGGCATCCCCAGCATACAACCCAGTACCATCACCGATCGCTACACCATCATAGCCCAATGGCGCGATTAAATCAATTACATCCTCACCAATTACAAAATCAGTGATAACATCCGCCATTTCCACGGTCATCCCCCCAGAGCCATTACCAATGGCAAACGCATCCCGTCCTAGTCCCCCAGTCAGGGTATCCGCACCGACTCCGCCAACCAAATAATCATCCCCCTGCTCGCCAAACAACTTATCATTACCAGTGCCACCATATAGGCGATCGCTCCCCATCCCCCCAAAAATCACATCATCACCATCGCCACCATCCACATAATCCTCACCCGGTCCACTCAAAATCTGGTCTAAACCCGTTCCCCCGGCGATATAGTCAGCATCATTACCGCCCAAGATAACATCATCACCCGCCCCACCATCTACGGCATTATTGCCACCGCGAGCATTAATGATATCATCACCAGAAGAGCCCACCATCTTATCATCCCCACCAGTTCCCATCAAATAGCCAGGGGTGGGCAAACTCTGCACCAACCCCACATTATCATTATCGGCGATACTGACAATAATATCTCCGATGGGGAAATTATTATAATCCCCATCCAAACTGGTAGCCACCAACCGCACATTACTGGTATGCAAACCTTCCACTAAATTATCATCAACTGCTGACATCCGCACCACTTGCGGAATATTCCAGTTATCAGGAGTAAAGGTAACTAAATTAACATTTGTGGTAATTTGTCCATCCGTAATAATGGCAATATCCACATTTGCGGTTGGTAGAGTCGTGAGGAACAGCTTATAAATATCCTCACCACCCCCCTCCATCAGATCCAGCCGTTCTACTGGCTGCACTACCCCAATTGCTGGGGTATTCTCTAGCATCGTGGTAGGAGGTACGGATGGTGTCAGTGGGGTGATAATATCTGTAGAGGAGTCATCATCAGTATTGATCACCCCCACATCCGCAATAGTAATGGTTTGAGCTGTGGTAGTTCCCAGAAGAACGCCACCAGAAGGGTTGCTGATGGTGAAAGTGGCGGTTTCGTCACCTTCGGCGAGGAGGTCATTAGCAATATTGAGGGTGACATTTCCGCTGCTGCTACCGTTAGGTATGGTGATTTGGGCGGGAATAGTACCGCTAAAGTCAGCGTTTGATGCTGTACCAGTTAAGGCTAAGTTTAGAGTTTGGTTGCCAACTACGGGG contains:
- a CDS encoding DUF1565 domain-containing protein, coding for MTPIWEREKVKNYNYLLKGTGLALLSASTGASLMLNAWFSPGVMANTAGRSVTSSQEAMNRQIIAGQTVIYVDPKRGTDDGVAGDTTANPLRTITAALAKAEAGTVIQLAPGRYSAGEVFPLQLKRGVILRGDETRQGEGVLIVGSGRFVSRTWARQNVTILAEDSSQILGVTVTNAETRGTGVWIENGNPVVRNSTFVSNNREGIFVSGGAQPVIENNQFAYNGGNGISVTREAKGLIRGNVFLDTGFGLAIGHDAAPIIENNQIRQNRVGVVVTQQARPILRGNTIENNSEYGVVAIAQSQPEIASSNTFQNNDRTDTFIAREPQGVPPTPTVAMGEQKTVFTCEPYTNGFATVAQKGNGSIPQPMIIWKSTEFDSPENRCLQVTQRLNQMVTEKGGKFDNMLFATGRVNDSKVVCLVKNVAESCQPNNMLFALSGSNASNPAEVLRRLIAFSVKGGGNPVQELGDEAVAPLQPVADNLAPELGLWFVNAVE
- a CDS encoding right-handed parallel beta-helix repeat-containing protein, whose product is MTSDKRTCGQWTVDNRKTMRLSGNRVAGLGAILAILAILIHGVRDDIDNHGFRYSERVIAATPTEIEAMARRVSVLISPNLTQKGDKLVVAGQKTGSGVLVARSGNTYYVLTALHVVSKTGGFHAISTADGAVYYVDATANSPDIIPLGKLAGTLGEKITGLDLALLKFTSQTPYEVARIAPLESATNEPVFISGWPNPDDLRLTVRQRRFAPGNLAEIVTPPIADGGYSLLYTSETSDGMSGGPIFNANGELIGIHGRGRGIENNCSTPEISANHSCGIPISLFLNSAQIQAAQIPFNAAPVTIVTTPSPVPTASPEPATTETVYYIDPQRGANKASAGKTPDNPFQSITYALQGAQPGTIINLAPGLYSSKEQFPIKIPTGVIIQGDESNQGQAIIISGGGWEMTRNAGRQNLAIVAGDRAEIKGVTITNPQGTGIWIENSNPIIRNNSFTKSQREGILITGMAAPVIENNKFHDNQANGIAIIGQSAGNIHQNQFYNNGFALVMGGASNPTIAANHLLGNRIGIIIIDSSQPVLQDNIIENNSQYGILIQPQAELPDIQNNLFRANKISNTLIAETNPTNLTLPASLPRFPFSCIQYDRGWATFAQNGSNSIPQPLLIWNESQLLPPQTRCQDVTTKLNGIITVNGNRLEDMLLTTGELNNSNAICFVRDIQEKCEPENLILNVMGNHGEALKNIFIVQPPANSIQKIGGETIAPLQPLAQILQPEPGLWFVK
- a CDS encoding CHAT domain-containing protein produces the protein MLPSARVLFWSPLSAILGGLLLSLGLIDVAEAEAPQVVAQVIPAADGTGTVVEVQGNRYEITGGKTSADGANLFHSLQEFGLTQGQIADFMSSPDIRNILGRVSGGNASIIDGLIQVSGGNANLFLMNPAGIVFGPNASLNVLGSFTATTATGIGFDSGWFEAFGNNDYWALVGNPNAFSFRVDQPGSIINHGNLEIINGNLSLIGGTVVNSGSLMAPAGDIMVKAVPGSHLVRISQPGHLLSLEVESSSSGFSPVSLPQLLTGSKVNHATTAKVTDSGEVILSGSGLSVRDGDVVVAGLQQPRIEGKTVNLTAHNHLTLVSNDIRTDGDMQLKAPGVVTVRDGSFTAGGNLTIQGNGSIDILAIPGVNSYPFQSGADIALVSDGNIYTDSHFNARGGFSIQNLAGDAATLISRYDPIITAQGNVIFGDYTGVSLKVEATGSITGRNITITGPDTTLGTSSDPDAATLRNSPAVIIRAGVANLSSGPNLPPDTTAEGTTFVVAPGGLSDRLIVGTISVPGGPVILNAAGNMLVDDVSTGGGEINLSAGGNINASGLNSSNSNGNGGAITINAGGSITGDILNSSSFSGLGGNITLNSPTDINILSINAQGGGLVNITAGNFFRATGSFTDRNGISASIATTTDASTGGGINIRHGGGTTTPFIIGDATTNGTAAAITSGVETVAPSFPVPVPPGVFNRSNITIITDSPELPPEPEPEVIPPEEIIPEQPVTEPETSIPNEPVIAPVTSNPQQPGISGENIIPEEPVINPETSIPEQPVVNPEDIIPEQPGVAGENIVTEPPVIVPDNIDVTGNIIDAEILAQFSATEVQTTILKDLQASVASVSEDVNNQILFTSVDTRATVSVTPLPYGANSFTVDTNIFPQSQRPSPQFLGFDSQNAGFQALLDSFSDGGSEFEGSFANYEGELSAADAQFAEEFDVAAADLIADSITADAKVVDTGGLSFGDNVASGGGGSGGGGSGGGNGANSGGANSGGANGGGDIANAGGGNGASGGGNGANGGANGDANGGGGNNAADGNGGGDASSDGGDGAANSDGAADAANSTGGGSSSSDSASVDAKMDRIFSGSDLEGTVWQVEQYRNQEFEEYLGVKANLDRQAVAISNFRNTLKELNEETGTNTAIIYMVARQEQLEIVIFTSEGDPIRTSVPEAKREVLMPLVTKLRSELTNPRKRNTTSYLPLAQELYKLMIAPIEEALEGKTIDSLVFSMDSGLRSLPIGALHDGEKFLAEKYSLGMIPSFALLDATYRSLKDANILAMGASQFIDNTPLPAVPVELKTITAELGADRYYLNQEFTRANLSQSRSGDGAQILHLATHADFQPGALTNSYIHLWNDKLTLDQIPDMGWGNPPLDLLVISACRSALGDREAELGLAGLAVKSGVRSAIASLWSVSDEGTLALMSEFYRQLETAPTKAEALRRAQVAVIRGEITVQNGTLRAASRGAAIELPPELAGVTRESLGHPYYWSAFTVIGSPW